Proteins encoded together in one Pontiella desulfatans window:
- a CDS encoding DUF4129 domain-containing protein produces the protein MTRRGKNSETEGALDLIERAVHLLRAVPLQTMLLFQLGAIPYLLGILFFLADMSASPFAGDRCAGAALGVGLLYIWMRTWQAFFCQRLSSFLMQAQGESITPRRFLRMYRFHAIYSSWALVLVPFSAIVAIPFGWIYAYFNNLCIVDPTAGRESTATARSMAMPMPLQNHTMVAVVVGFAYFVVLNLITVLALAPGLLKSLLGVETEFARSWYWLGNTTFLAIVVGLAYLVVEPLVKAVYVLRFHACQSIETGEDLMTDLKRIPPRRRAAGMVRTGLMALLLFGTTEQAKAWTTCTNENTAQSEDACSPPFRVPGNQETIDSSELDESVDRVMKNREFTWRMPREFVESDEEKGFFGTFMDSVFTWMESTAKSIGEAFERFLEWLGDRFTPSHQRKEKSSGLDPAFFKGLSVLLLIILLGVLVVFLVRAFLVRRAPPPKLEEAEMSTIKLDLDDENVIATMLAEDEWIAMARELSAQGDLRKAMRAWFLAGLALLSRKELLAILHSKSNLDYCRELDRRARRCPDVVPVFGENIALFERAWYGLHPATAEDVGLLEHNMERLRHGVEA, from the coding sequence GTGACGCGCCGGGGAAAAAACAGCGAGACCGAAGGGGCGCTCGACCTCATTGAGCGCGCAGTCCATCTGTTGCGCGCGGTGCCGCTGCAAACCATGCTGTTGTTCCAGCTCGGTGCCATACCCTATTTGCTCGGCATCCTCTTTTTCCTGGCCGACATGTCGGCCAGCCCCTTCGCGGGCGACCGTTGCGCCGGGGCGGCGCTCGGCGTTGGCCTGCTCTACATCTGGATGCGAACGTGGCAGGCCTTCTTTTGCCAACGGCTCTCCAGCTTCCTGATGCAGGCGCAAGGCGAGTCCATCACTCCAAGGCGCTTCCTGCGGATGTACCGGTTCCATGCCATCTATTCCTCCTGGGCGCTGGTGCTGGTTCCGTTCTCGGCCATCGTGGCCATCCCGTTCGGCTGGATCTATGCCTATTTCAACAACCTATGCATTGTTGACCCAACCGCCGGCAGGGAGTCCACCGCCACGGCGCGCTCCATGGCAATGCCCATGCCCCTGCAAAACCACACCATGGTTGCCGTGGTGGTTGGCTTTGCCTATTTCGTGGTGCTCAACCTCATTACCGTGCTCGCCTTGGCTCCGGGTTTGCTCAAGTCGCTGCTCGGAGTGGAAACCGAGTTTGCGCGCAGTTGGTACTGGCTGGGCAACACGACGTTCTTGGCCATCGTGGTGGGTTTGGCCTATCTCGTGGTGGAGCCGCTGGTGAAGGCCGTCTATGTGCTGCGCTTCCATGCCTGCCAATCCATCGAGACCGGTGAAGACCTGATGACCGACCTCAAGCGCATACCGCCGCGCCGCCGCGCGGCCGGAATGGTGCGCACCGGACTGATGGCGTTGCTGTTGTTCGGGACAACGGAACAGGCTAAAGCCTGGACTACATGCACCAATGAAAACACTGCGCAATCGGAAGATGCATGTAGTCCACCCTTCAGGGTGCCCGGTAACCAGGAAACCATCGATAGCTCGGAGCTGGACGAATCGGTCGACCGCGTCATGAAAAACCGCGAGTTCACCTGGCGCATGCCGCGCGAGTTTGTCGAATCGGATGAGGAGAAGGGCTTTTTCGGCACGTTCATGGATTCGGTTTTCACGTGGATGGAATCCACCGCCAAATCCATTGGCGAAGCGTTCGAGCGTTTTCTCGAATGGCTGGGCGATCGCTTTACGCCCTCGCATCAGCGGAAAGAAAAAAGCAGCGGGCTTGATCCTGCGTTTTTCAAGGGTTTGTCCGTCCTGCTGTTGATCATCCTGTTGGGCGTCCTGGTTGTTTTTCTGGTTCGGGCTTTCCTGGTACGCCGGGCGCCGCCCCCCAAGCTGGAGGAGGCGGAGATGTCTACCATCAAGCTGGATCTCGACGATGAAAACGTGATTGCAACCATGCTCGCGGAGGACGAATGGATTGCCATGGCGCGCGAGCTTTCCGCCCAGGGGGACCTGCGCAAGGCGATGCGTGCCTGGTTCCTGGCCGGGCTGGCCTTGCTGTCGCGCAAGGAACTCTTGGCCATCCTGCACTCCAAGTCGAACCTCGACTATTGCCGCGAACTGGATCGCCGCGCCCGCCGCTGCCCGGACGTCGTTCCGGTTTTCGGCGAAAACATAGCGCTGTTTGAACGGGCCTGGTATGGCCTGCATCCGGCAACGGCCGAGGATGTGGGGCTGCTGGAACACAACATGGAGAGGTTGCGCCATGGCGTCGAAGCGTAA
- a CDS encoding deoxyguanosinetriphosphate triphosphohydrolase, translating to MTNYKTNETPSRKELEDLETTGLAPYASKSADTLGRKHADPPHPLRSCFARDRDRIFHSRCFRRLEYKTQVFVNGTADHFRTRLTHTMEMSAVGRTLARILNANEDLTESICLAHDLGHSPFGHEGEKVLDDLMKNEGGFDHNLQSLRNIEVVESPYPGFRGLNLTWEVRAGLLKHEAHSAGAALDGHPIGPFQSLEAQIADLADDMTYHAHDVDDGLEAGIVTLAQLETTEFWQRAAAETKARYANLSEFQFLRATIRTMLELQVVDVVNHANRALDEFNPQSMRDVMSAPRRIVDFGAEMKSILGEFSAFMFENLYYHQGVTEATKQSVAMMRKLFLHYIGHPATMGNKAQERIETEGLWRTVCDYVAGCTDRYAIEEYQKYGLGA from the coding sequence ATGACAAACTACAAAACAAACGAAACACCGTCCAGAAAAGAGCTAGAAGATTTGGAAACCACCGGACTCGCCCCCTACGCCTCGAAAAGCGCGGACACCCTCGGCCGCAAGCACGCAGACCCCCCCCACCCGCTCCGCTCGTGCTTCGCGCGCGACCGCGACCGCATCTTCCACAGCCGCTGCTTCCGCCGGCTCGAATACAAAACCCAGGTGTTTGTGAACGGCACCGCCGACCACTTCCGCACGCGGCTGACCCACACCATGGAAATGTCCGCCGTGGGCCGCACGCTGGCGCGCATCCTCAACGCCAACGAAGACCTCACCGAAAGCATCTGCCTGGCGCACGACCTCGGCCACAGCCCGTTCGGCCACGAAGGTGAAAAGGTGCTCGACGACCTCATGAAGAACGAAGGCGGCTTCGACCACAACCTCCAGAGCCTGCGCAACATCGAAGTGGTGGAGTCGCCCTACCCCGGCTTCCGCGGGCTCAACCTGACCTGGGAGGTGCGAGCCGGATTGCTCAAGCACGAGGCGCATAGCGCAGGTGCCGCGCTCGACGGCCACCCGATCGGCCCGTTCCAATCCCTCGAAGCCCAGATTGCCGACCTGGCCGACGACATGACCTACCATGCGCACGATGTGGACGACGGACTCGAAGCCGGCATCGTTACCCTCGCGCAACTCGAAACCACCGAATTCTGGCAACGGGCCGCCGCCGAAACCAAGGCGCGCTACGCCAACCTTTCCGAATTCCAGTTCCTGCGCGCCACCATCCGCACCATGCTCGAATTGCAGGTGGTCGATGTGGTGAACCACGCAAACCGGGCGCTCGACGAATTCAACCCGCAATCCATGCGCGATGTCATGTCCGCTCCGCGGCGCATTGTCGACTTTGGCGCGGAGATGAAAAGCATCCTCGGCGAATTCAGCGCCTTCATGTTCGAGAACCTCTACTACCATCAAGGGGTGACCGAGGCCACCAAGCAATCCGTTGCCATGATGCGCAAGCTGTTCCTGCACTACATCGGACATCCCGCAACCATGGGGAACAAGGCCCAGGAGCGGATCGAAACCGAAGGCCTATGGCGCACGGTCTGCGACTATGTCGCCGGTTGCACCGACCGCTACGCCATCGAGGAATACCAGAAATACGGGCTGGGGGCATAG
- a CDS encoding RDD family protein → MHWYYVKDGDKAGPIADRDFPDFVARGEVSDETLVWNETMSDWMPYGKVPDTLAAGIAQASVSTGPTCSICGKEFAADQLIDFENARVCAGCKPDFIQQIKENAEISGETVMQYAGFWRRFGAVFIDGIIMYVANLPIGFVLGIMMPLLTDGSEPGAMFWVAFAVMYLLQLLIPALYMILMHGKYGATVGKKALGIKVVMSDGSPLSYGRATGRYFAYILSGMILYIGYIMAGLDDQKRALHDHMCNTRVIYK, encoded by the coding sequence ATGCACTGGTATTATGTGAAGGATGGGGACAAGGCGGGGCCGATTGCGGATCGCGACTTTCCGGACTTTGTGGCACGGGGGGAGGTCTCCGATGAGACGCTCGTTTGGAACGAGACCATGTCGGATTGGATGCCCTACGGGAAGGTGCCCGACACCCTGGCGGCTGGTATTGCGCAGGCGTCGGTTTCAACCGGGCCGACCTGTTCCATTTGCGGCAAGGAGTTCGCCGCCGACCAGTTGATCGATTTCGAGAACGCCCGGGTTTGCGCCGGCTGCAAGCCGGACTTTATCCAGCAGATCAAGGAAAACGCGGAAATCTCCGGCGAAACCGTCATGCAATATGCCGGCTTCTGGCGCCGCTTCGGCGCGGTGTTCATCGATGGCATCATCATGTATGTCGCGAACCTGCCGATTGGTTTTGTGCTGGGCATCATGATGCCGCTGCTGACCGATGGAAGTGAACCCGGCGCCATGTTCTGGGTCGCGTTTGCCGTCATGTATTTGTTGCAGCTGCTGATTCCGGCGCTCTACATGATCCTGATGCACGGCAAGTATGGCGCAACCGTGGGCAAGAAGGCGCTGGGCATCAAGGTGGTCATGTCCGATGGCAGCCCGTTGTCGTATGGCCGGGCCACGGGGCGCTACTTCGCCTACATCCTCAGCGGCATGATTCTCTACATCGGCTACATCATGGCCGGCCTCGATGACCAAAAACGCGCCTTGCACGACCATATGTGCAACACGCGGGTAATCTATAAATAG